A single window of Oreochromis aureus strain Israel breed Guangdong linkage group 7, ZZ_aureus, whole genome shotgun sequence DNA harbors:
- the kras gene encoding GTPase KRas isoform X3 — translation MTEYKLVVVGAGGVGKSALTIQLIQNHFVDEYDPTIEDSYRKQVVIDGETCLLDILDTAGQEEYSAMRDQYMRTGEGFLCVFAINNTKSFEDIHHYREQIKRVKDSEDVPMVLVGNKCDLPSRTVDTKQAQDLARSYGIPFIETSAKTRQRVEDAFYTLVREIRLYRVNKISKEEKTPRCVKLKKCVVMGVDDAFYTLVREIRKHKEKMSKEGKKKKKKSKTKCTIM, via the exons ATGACAGAATATAAACTGGTTGTGGTGGGAGCTGGTGGCGTTGGCAAAAGCGCACTTACCATTCAGCTCATCCAGAATCACTTCGTGGATGAATATGACCCCACCATTGAG GACTCTTACAGAAAGCAGGTAGTCATTGACGGAGAGACATGTCTACTGGACATCCTGGACACAGCAGGTCAGGAGGAGTACAGCGCCATGAGGGATCAATACATGAGGACAGGGGAGGGTTTCCTCTGTGTCTTTGCCATCAACAACACCAAGTCCTTTGAAGACATTCACCACTATAG AGAACAGATTAAGCGGGTGAAGGACTCTGAGGACGTCCCCATGGTGCTGGTGGGGAACAAGTGTGACCTCCCGTCCCGGACAGTGGACACAAAGCAGGCTCAGGACTTAGCACGTAGCTACGGCATTCCCTTTATTGAGACCTCAGCCAAAACCAGACAG AGAGTGGAAGATGCCTTTTACACTCTGGTACGGGAGATCAGGCTGTACCGGGTCAATAAGATCAGCAAGGAAGAAAAGACTCCGCGCTGTGTCAAGCTTAAAAAGTGTGTTGTGAT G GGCGTTGACGATGCCTTTTACACGTTAGTGCGAGAAATCCGGAAGCATAAGGAGAAGATGAGCAAGGagggcaaaaagaagaaaaagaagtccAAGACAAAGTGTACAATTATGTGA
- the kras gene encoding GTPase KRas isoform X2 gives MTEYKLVVVGAGGVGKSALTIQLIQNHFVDEYDPTIEDSYRKQVVIDGETCLLDILDTAGQEEYSAMRDQYMRTGEGFLCVFAINNTKSFEDIHHYREQIKRVKDSEDVPMVLVGNKCDLPSRTVDTKQAQDLARSYGIPFIETSAKTRQGVDDAFYTLVREIRKHKEKMSKEGKKKKKKSKTKCTIM, from the exons ATGACAGAATATAAACTGGTTGTGGTGGGAGCTGGTGGCGTTGGCAAAAGCGCACTTACCATTCAGCTCATCCAGAATCACTTCGTGGATGAATATGACCCCACCATTGAG GACTCTTACAGAAAGCAGGTAGTCATTGACGGAGAGACATGTCTACTGGACATCCTGGACACAGCAGGTCAGGAGGAGTACAGCGCCATGAGGGATCAATACATGAGGACAGGGGAGGGTTTCCTCTGTGTCTTTGCCATCAACAACACCAAGTCCTTTGAAGACATTCACCACTATAG AGAACAGATTAAGCGGGTGAAGGACTCTGAGGACGTCCCCATGGTGCTGGTGGGGAACAAGTGTGACCTCCCGTCCCGGACAGTGGACACAAAGCAGGCTCAGGACTTAGCACGTAGCTACGGCATTCCCTTTATTGAGACCTCAGCCAAAACCAGACAG GGCGTTGACGATGCCTTTTACACGTTAGTGCGAGAAATCCGGAAGCATAAGGAGAAGATGAGCAAGGagggcaaaaagaagaaaaagaagtccAAGACAAAGTGTACAATTATGTGA
- the kras gene encoding GTPase KRas isoform X1, with translation MTEYKLVVVGAGGVGKSALTIQLIQNHFVDEYDPTIEDSYRKQVVIDGETCLLDILDTAGQEEYSAMRDQYMRTGEGFLCVFAINNTKSFEDIHHYREQIKRVKDSEDVPMVLVGNKCDLPSRTVDTKQAQDLARSYGIPFIETSAKTRQRVEDAFYTLVREIRLYRVNKISKEEKTPRCVKLKKCVVM, from the exons ATGACAGAATATAAACTGGTTGTGGTGGGAGCTGGTGGCGTTGGCAAAAGCGCACTTACCATTCAGCTCATCCAGAATCACTTCGTGGATGAATATGACCCCACCATTGAG GACTCTTACAGAAAGCAGGTAGTCATTGACGGAGAGACATGTCTACTGGACATCCTGGACACAGCAGGTCAGGAGGAGTACAGCGCCATGAGGGATCAATACATGAGGACAGGGGAGGGTTTCCTCTGTGTCTTTGCCATCAACAACACCAAGTCCTTTGAAGACATTCACCACTATAG AGAACAGATTAAGCGGGTGAAGGACTCTGAGGACGTCCCCATGGTGCTGGTGGGGAACAAGTGTGACCTCCCGTCCCGGACAGTGGACACAAAGCAGGCTCAGGACTTAGCACGTAGCTACGGCATTCCCTTTATTGAGACCTCAGCCAAAACCAGACAG AGAGTGGAAGATGCCTTTTACACTCTGGTACGGGAGATCAGGCTGTACCGGGTCAATAAGATCAGCAAGGAAGAAAAGACTCCGCGCTGTGTCAAGCTTAAAAAGTGTGTTGTGATGTAA